A single window of Thermoplasma sp. Kam2015 DNA harbors:
- the cas2 gene encoding CRISPR-associated endonuclease Cas2 has product MFVILVYDVNSEKDVLISKICKPYLIHIQNSVFIGDITLGNLRILLDKLKKYINYGNEVLDVFILRSKKTMKRITIGDSKIKYENII; this is encoded by the coding sequence ATGTTTGTAATCTTAGTATATGATGTGAATTCAGAAAAAGATGTATTGATTTCAAAAATATGTAAACCATATCTTATACATATTCAAAATTCTGTTTTTATTGGGGATATTACGCTTGGAAACCTTAGGATTCTTTTAGATAAACTCAAAAAATACATAAATTATGGAAACGAAGTACTTGACGTGTTCATTTTAAGGAGTAAAAAAACTATGAAACGGATTACTATAGGTGATAGCAAGATCAAATATGAAAATATTATATAA